A portion of the Oncorhynchus nerka isolate Pitt River linkage group LG27, Oner_Uvic_2.0, whole genome shotgun sequence genome contains these proteins:
- the LOC115111535 gene encoding carnitine O-acetyltransferase-like, with protein sequence MLGLLVRAVLRSGLVKPYRLVKPVSVTILPERSSHHQDNLPKLPVPPLRQTFERYLLMLEPLLSEEELDHTRKLVKEFLIPGGVGDRLQRSLERRASNKENWLTEWWMQSAYLDSRMPVAVYSSPGVALPRMTFQDRQGQMRFAAKLIAGVLDFKKMIDSETLPIEYLGGKPLCMDQYYQILSSCRIPGPKRDTVVNHAVGKVAPTHITVVHNFQFFVLDVYNSDGSPLTVDQIYMQLEKVWNSSLQSNKEPIGILTSQHRNTWGKAYNNLIKDKTNKESVRAIQKSIFTVCLDAPMPQMSEQRYQSRVAAQMLHGGGSRWNSGNRWFDKTLQFIVGEDGTCGLVYEHAPAEGPPIVFLVDHVVEYMRRLELVRTPMTPLPMPPKLRFNITPEVKKDIESAKQNMNIMSHDLDVNVVFFSDYGRNVPRVHKLSPDAFIQMALQLAYFRMYKMCCSTYESASLRMFALGRTDTIRSCSNESLNFVQAMEDPAKPNAEKVFLLDKACQAHREYTHMAIHGQAIDRHLLGLKLQAIEELTSMPEIFMDTAYAVAEHFNLSTSQAGAKTDCVMCFGPMVPDGYGVCYNPMADHINIAITAFNSCEETHAANFGRGVKKALRDMRSLLEETANAKQ encoded by the exons ATGCTGGGTCTTCTTGTGAGAGCAGTG ctAAGGTCAGGCTTGGTGAAGCCATATCGCCTGGTCAAGCCAGTGTCAGTGACTATCCTCCCAGAGAGGTCTTCGCACCACCAGGATAATTTGCCTAAGCTGCCAGTGCCTCCACTGAGGCAGACATTTGAGCGCTACCTGTTGATGCTGGAGCCCCTGCTCAGTGAGGAGGAGCTGGATCACACACGCAAGCTGGTCAAGGAGTTCCTCATTCCTGGTGGGGTGGGAGACAGGTTGCAGAGAAGCCTGGAGCGCAGAGCCAGCAACAAAGAGAACTGG CTCACAGAGTGGTGGATGCAGTCAGCCTATCTGGATTCCCGGATGCCTGTGGCAGTCTATTCCAGCCCAGGGGTGGCCCTGCCCCGCATGACCTTCCAAGATCGCCAAGGACAAATGAG GTTTGCTGCAAAATTGATTGCAGGGGTTTTGGACTTCAAAAAAATGATTGACAG TGAGACGTTGCCTATTGAGTATTTGGGTGGGAAGCCTCTGTGTATGGACCAGTACTACCAGATCCTGTCCTCCTGTCGTATCCCTGGACCAAAGAGAGACACTGTGGTCAACCACGCTGTTGGGAAAGTGGCCCCTACACACATCACTGTGGTCCATAACTTCCAG TTCTTTGTCCTGGATGTGTATAACAGCGATGGCTCCCCACTGACGGTGGACCAGATCTACATGCAACTGGAGAAGGTCTGGAACTCGTCCCTGCAGAGCAACAAGGAGCCTATCGGCATCCTGACCTCCCAGCACCGCAACACCTGGGGCAAAGCCTACAACAACCTCATCAAAG acaagacaaataaGGAGTCTGTCCGTGCTATCCAGAAGAGCATATTCACGGTGTGTCTAGACGCCCccatgccacagatgtctgagcAGCGCTACCAGAGTCGGGTCGCTGCCCAGATGCTACATGGTGGAGGGAGTCGCTGGAACAGTGGCAACCGCTGGTTTGATAAGACGTTACAG TTTATTGTGGGTGAAGATGGTACATGTGGTCTGGTGTATGAGCATGCCCCAGCTGAAGGCCCACCCATTGTGTTCTTGGTGGACCATGTGGTTGAGTACAT GAGGAGGTTGGAGCTAGTACGCACTCCCATGACCCCTCTGCCCATGCCTCCCAAACTGCGTTTCAACATCACACCTGAGGTGAAGAAGGATATTGAGTCGGCCAAGCAGAATATGAACAT AATGTCACATGACTTGGATGTGAACGTGGTCTTCTTTTCTGACTATGGGAGAAATGTTCCAAGGGTGCACAAGTTGAGTCCAGATGCCTTTATACAAATGGCTCTACAGCTTGCCTACTTCAG AATGTATAAGATGTGCTGTTCTACCTATGAGAGTGCGTCCTTGCGTATGTTTGCACTTGGTCGAACAGACACCATCCGCTCCTGCTCCAACGAGTCGCTCAACTTTGTCCAGGCGATGGAGGACCCAGCTAAACCG AATGCAGAGAAGGTTTTTCTATTGGACAAAGCATGCCAAGCCCACAGAGAATATACTCATATG GCAATTCATGGCCAGGCCATAGACCGACATCTCCTTGGCCTAAAGTTGCAGGCGATTGAAGAACTGACTTCCATGCCAGAGATATTCATGGATACAGCCTATGCTGTGGCTGAACATTTCAATCTCTCCACCAGCCAG GCTGGTGCTAAGACGGACTGTGTGATGTGCTTCGGTCCGATGGTGCCGGATGGCTATGGAGTGTGTTACAACCCCATGGCTGACCACATCAACATTGCCATTACAGCCTTCAACAGCTGTGAAGAGACACATGCTGCCAACTTTGGCCGGGGTGTGAAGAAGGCTCTGAGAGACATGAGGTCTctgctggaggaaacagctaATGCTAAGCAGTGA
- the LOC115111195 gene encoding immediate early response gene 5-like protein, protein MACAVDAQNLISISLRKMHNSRTQRGGIKLHKNLLVTYVLKNARDFYMSMELAEMYSCLQQNGEMRTVCDEKQDSFEMTGNCEDLAGEFCCNYTGDVLDTYHCAAPQSTCHPAMVPDAHIQTAPACFMASVYQCDPNLKSSGVCWDCYAEPYTANRDIPVSNTHNQKTVLDLDTHVVTTVENGYLPPDYCVSLKQHGQGPQSSHKKRKMDSSDASDSDYLSDCVPMSCKRIRSDDASCCNSEQLDTPNISNLMSVLGSGFTELLNWQTDVEQVVNGQTNCCKQALAGSGAWTRAIEAF, encoded by the coding sequence ATGGCGTGTGCAGTTGACGCACagaatttgatctctatttcttTGCGGAAAATGCATAACTCCAGAACGCAGAGAGGAGGTATCAAGCTCCACAAGAACTTGCTGGTCACATATGTCCTGAAAAACGCTAGAGATTTTTACATGAGCATGGAGTTAGCAGAAATGTATAGCTGCCTACAGCAGAACGGAGAGATGAGGACTGTCTGTGATGAAAAGCAGGACTCTTTTGAAATGACCGGGAACTGTGAGGATCTAGCTGGTGAGTTTTGCTGCAACTACACAGGGGATGTGTTGGACACTTACCACTGCGCAGCGCCACAATCGACTTGCCACCCAGCAATGGTGCCCGATGCGCACATCCAAACGGCACCTGCCTGTTTCATGGCTTCTGTCTATCAATGTGACCCTAACCTCAAGTCCTCGGGGGTCTGCTGGGACTGTTATGCGGAACCTTACACAGCCAACCGGGACATTCCTgtctcaaacacacacaaccaaaagACTGTATTGGACTTGGACACACATGTGGTGACTACTGTCGAGAATGGATATCTCCCCCCAGACTACTGCGTGTCATTAAAACAACATGGTCAGGGCCCGCAAAGTTCTCATAAGAAACGAAAAATGGATTCAAGTGATGCTTCTGATTCCGATTATCTGTCAGACTGTGTGCCCATGTCATGCAAACGCATTAGGTCTGATGACGCTTCTTGTTGTAATTCTGAACAACTGGACACACCGAACATCTCCAACCTCATGTCAGTGTTAGGCTCGGGGTTTACTGAGCTGTTGAACTGGCAAACGGACGTGGAACAGGTAGTAAACGGACAAACAAACTGTTGTAAACAAGCACTGGCGGGCAGCGGTGCATGGACTAGAGCAATCGAGGCTTTTTGA